In the Populus trichocarpa isolate Nisqually-1 chromosome 1, P.trichocarpa_v4.1, whole genome shotgun sequence genome, one interval contains:
- the LOC18094614 gene encoding probable aquaporin TIP-type, translating into MVKIAFGSLGDSFSVGSLKAYLSEFIATLLFVFAGVGSAIAYSKLTTDAALDPPGLVAVAVAHAFALFVGVSIAANISGGHLNPAVTFGLAIGGNITILTGLLYWIAQCLGSIAACLLLKFATSAESIPTHGVASGMSAVEGVVMEIVITFALVYTVYATAADPKKGSIGIIAPIAIGFIVGANILAAGPFSGGSMNPARSFGPAVVSGDFSQNWIYWLGPLIGGGLAGLVYGDIFIGSYTAAPVSEDYA; encoded by the exons ATGGTGAAGATAGCTTTTGGGAGTCTTGGTGACTCTTTCAGTGTTGGCTCTCTCAAGGCTTATTTATCTGAGTTCATTGCCACTCTTCTTTTTGTGTTTGCTGGTGTTGGATCGGCTATCGCTTACA GTAAGCTCACAACAGATGCAGCCTTAGACCCACCTGGCCTAGTTGCGGTTGCTGTGGCTCATGCATTTGCACTGTTTGTGGGAGTCTCCATAGCAGCCAACATTTCAGGTGGCCATTTAAATCCAGCTGTCACCTTTGGACTGGCCATTGGAGGCAACATCACCATCCTCACTGGCCTTTTATATTGGATTGCTCAATGCCTCGGCTCCATTGCCGCCTGCCTCCTCCTCAAATTCGCTACAAGTGCTGAG AGCATCCCAACTCATGGAGTCGCTTCAGGGATGAGTGCTGTTGAAGGAGTGGTGATGGAGATTGTCATAACCTTTGCGCTTGTCTACACTGTCTATGCCACCGCCGCAGATCCCAAAAAGGGCTCCATTGGAATTATAGCACCCATTGCCATTGGGTTCATTGTTGGCGCGAACATTCTCGCTGCTGGCCCGTTCAGTGGCGGTTCAATGAACCCAGCTCGCTCATTTGGCCCAGCTGTTGTTAGCGGAGACTTCTCACAGAACTGGATCTACTGGTTAGGTCCGCTCATTGGAGGTGGATTGGCTGGGCTTGTTTATGGCGATATTTTCATTGGGTCTTATACCGCTGCCCCAGTTTCCGAAGACTATGCCTAA